The genome window CTTAGTCTGCGGCTGGCGCGTGCCCCCAATCGCGCTCCTTCGATCCGCTCAGGATGACGATTGGGGGTACTGATCCTATTCGCAATATCCTTTCCTTCGACTCCGCTCAGGATGACGATTATGGGTACTGACTCCGAATTGCACTGCTGTTCGGCACAGGCATCCGAACAATAGTGGCGCAAGGTTTCGTAGTGCCATACTCCAAGCATGGCCGAGAGGCTATGGGCACCGTGGCGGTTTGACTACATCGCGCAGGCTGGCAAGTCGGGCGCCAGCGGCAACATCTTCGTAGACCTCCCCGCCGAGGACAGCGATCGCGAGAACTTGATTCTGTTTCGTGGTCGGACCGCGTTCGTGATCATGAACCGGTTCCCCTATACCAACGGCCACCTGATGGTCGCGCCGTACCAGCAAACGCCTGAGATCGGTGGCCTGGACGACGAAGAGCTGCTCGAGATCAACCGGCTGATCGCCCGGTGCATCGAGTGGCTGAGAACCGCGTACGAGCCGGAGGGGTTCAACGTCGGCGTAAACTTGGGCGCCGCCGCAGGTGCGGGAATCGCGAGCCACCTGCACTGGCACGTCGTGCCCAGGTGGTCGGGCGACACAAACTTCATGACGACCGTCGCCGACACGCGGGTGATCCCCCAAGATCTGCGCGACTCGTACGACCTCTTGAAGAAGATCATCGAGGGTAGCGAATGAACCTGGACGAACTCCGAGACTCGGCCTCGACCTGCACAGCCTGCGGACTGTCAGAACGAAGAACCAACGTTGTGTTTGGCGAAGGCAACCCCCGAGCGCCGCTGGTCATCGTCGGAGAAGGCCCCGGAGAAGAGGAGGACAAGACCGGTCGTCCGTTCGTCGGACGAGCCGGCAAGATGCTGGACAAGGCGCTCGCCGACAACGACCTTTCGCGAGACGACGTGTACATATGCAACACGCTGAAGTGCCGTGCGTGCGAGTGGATCGGCGACCGCCCGCGCAACCGCCCTCCGACGCCAGAAGAGGTCGCGACCTGCCGGCAGTGGCTTGTTCCGCAACTGGCCGCGATCGCGCCTCGCGTGATTCTCTGCGTCGGCGCGCCGAGTGCGAAGAACCTGATCCGATCGGACTTCAAGATAACGCGCGAGCGCGGCAAGTACTTCGAGTGCGAATACGCGCGGGTCGCCATCGCGACCCTGCACCCGGCGTACGTCTTGCGCCTACAATCCGCGACGAACGACGGCGGGTACTCGCTTATCGTGTCGGACATCGGTCGTGCGTGGGCGTGCGCCCAGAAGCTGCTTGAGACCGCGAGCGTATGAACGTAGCGATCATCGGCAGCGGGCTCATGGGATCGTGCGCCGCGCGGGAGTTGGCGAAGCGCGGGCACGAGGTCACGGCGTTCGACCAGTTCGAGCTCGGGCACACTTTGGGCTCGTCGCACGGCACTTCGCGGATTGTCCGCAAAGCGTACGCGGACCGCATGTACACCGAGATCCTGCTGGACGCGTATCCGATGTGGCGCGAGCTGGAGGAGGAGGCGGGCGAGCGACTGCTGTACGAAGTCGGGCTACTGTACTTCGGAAGCGAGACTGCGCCTGAGATCGTCGACCAGATCGAGGCGCTGACCGACCTGGAGGTTCCGTTCGAACTGAAACGAGGCAACGAAGCAGGAATTGCGCTGGAGCCGGACGAAGTCGGAGTTTTCACGCCCGAAGCCGGCTGGGTTCATCCGCCGACAGTGCTGGGCGCCGCACGTCGGATCGCGTCGTATCGCGGCGCGCGGTTCGTCCAGCGAAAGATCGAGCGGCTCGACGATCTCGCCAGTTTCGACAGAACCGTCGTCACGGCTGGCGCCTGGGTGCGGAGGTTCGTCGACGTACCGGTCAGCGTGCGCCAAGCGACGTTCGCGTACGTGCGGGGCGTCCACACGGGGCCAGTGTTCATCGAGGCGAGACGCGGCCAGGTGTACGGGTTTCCGAGCGAGCCCGGGAACGAATCGATCAAGGTCGGCTGCCACGATCTGCTGAGGGAGATAGATCCGGATGAACCGCGAGGCGGGCCGGACGACGACGCCCTTGAGATCATTCGAGACTTCTGCGTCCGAAGATTCGGCATGGATGAACCCGAAATCGTGGACGCCCAGACCTGCCTGTACACGCGAACGCCGGACGAGCACTTCAGAATCGGCTCTATCGACGACCGAACCGTCGTGGCCAGCGCGTGCAGCGGACACGGCTTCAAGTTCGGCCCGTGGATCGGTAAACTTCTCGCCGACATGTGCGAAGGCAAGGCGGACGTCGGCAGGTGGCCGTGTTTTTCCCTCTGACATCCGCTCCGTCTCCCAAAGAAGCAAACGCCCCGATCGCGCGAGCGGGTCGGACATAATCGCGTCGTGGATCGCGGAGGCAACCGTTGGTACTGGTTCGTCATCTTCGTCGCGCGACAGATCATCCTGCGCGCGCTGAGCGGCGGTATGAAGGTCGTCGGGCTTGAGAACGTTCCAGAGTCCGGCGGGGTCATCTTTGCGCCGAACCACGTTTCGATGTTCGATCCGCCGATCGTCTCCTGCGCCTCCCCGAGAGCCGTGATGTTCATGGCGAAAGAGGAGCTGTTTCGGCCCCCGATTTTTGGTTCGCTCATCAGAAGCGTCGGTGCTTTCCCGGTGAGGAGAGGGCCGGGAGACGTGTCGGCGATCAAGCTCGCCATTTCGAAGCTCAAGCAAGGCAACGTGCTCATTATGTTTCCTGAGGGCACACGAGGCGACGGGAAGACGCTTGGAGAAATCCAATCAGGTGTGGCGATGCTTGCAAAGCGATCCGGTGCGCTTGTCGTTCCGGTCGGAGTGTACGGCTCGCACAAGATCTTGCCGAAGGGTGCGAAACTTCCGCGCTTCTCTCGACTGAAAGTCGCGTTCGGCGAGCCGATCAAGTACACGGACACAGCTACAGCGCAGACGGAGAAGGAGAACCGCAAGCTGTTCGCCGACGAGCTATCGATAAGGATTCTCGAACAGTGTCGGATCGCCGGGCTCGAACTCAGAACCGGGCGTCAATCTGCAGACCGAGGATCACCTGATCCTGGCGAAAGAGAAAACGGAAGGTCGCCCCCTCGACAGGACTGATCTCAAACCCGGCCGTTAGTCTCATCGTGTCGTGCTCGGCGACAAGGATGAGATGCTTGCTGAACGGAAGCCTCGCGCCACCGAACGCCACGCCCCTTTCCTTGTTCCAAAGGCCGATGGTCAGCTCGGTCGGCACATCTTGATTGTGCACCCCGTAGTTCCCGTACCGAAACGTGACGGCGACGTAAATCCCGCGACCGTCCTCGGTCACGTTCAAAGCGTCCTGTACGCCGAAGCTGATGCCGGGCGCAAAGTCGGTCAGCGGAACCATGTAGTTGTAGGCGAAGTTCACGCTGGTCAACATTCGGCTTGAATCGAGGCTCTCTGCGCTGAACTCAAGTTCGAACAGCTCCCCGAGGCCGATGCCGATCCAGCCCTGCGTCCGGTCGCGGCTTGGCACTGCCAGGAAGTCGAGCCGCACGGTGCTAGACAGCAGTTTGCGCCCCGTAGGGATTAGAATCAGCCGATCTGCAGCAGCCGGCAGTCCGGCACAGACGAGACAGAGAGCGCACAGCGCGCGCCTCATCGGGCGCCCCTGCCAACCAATCGGTTTGACGACGATTCCATGATGCGGGTCTTGGGGGCTGCAGGTGTGGGCACTAGCGCCTCATTATAGACGCGCTGCGCAGGTTGCTTGGTGCTGTTCGAGATCACTCCGCCCACCCCGGTACAAACTTGCCGTCCGGGTTGAACAGCTCTTTGGCTCTAGCTTCCATGTACGAAGGCTGAGGAGTGCGCCTACGATATCCGCGCGGCCCGATCACCCAACCCTCCGCTGTTTTCGATGGCTCATCATCGCACCAGATAGTACACGACGCACGGTCGATCGCCTGAATCCGCTCCGCCGTTTGAACCGCATCGTCGAACTCGCTTCGCAAAGTTCGCTGGATGTAGCACGGTTCGTGAGAGTCGTCTAAGAGATCGACGGAATCGAGTGGCAGAGCGCCGATGGGCAAGGCGCGCAGAGTTGCCGATACGATGACGCCCAGCTCGCCGCGCGAACCAACGAACAGCTTGTGCACGTCGTAGCCCGCGACGCTCTTCACGACCTTGCTGCCGCACTTTGCCACCGTACCCGCTGAGCGCACGACTTGCAGTCCGAGCGTCCACTCTCGCGGACCTCCGGCCTGCGCCTGCAATCCGTGCGGCAGGTTCATTGCCAGCAGCCCGCCGACCGTGCCTGGGAAGCCAGCAACGGACGCCGGAAACTCGTTTGGCGACAACAGCGGCAGGCACAGGTCGTGCTCCTTCAGAGCCTCTTGCAGCTCGGCGATAGGCGTCCCCGCGAGCACGACGACGACTTGATCGGCAGGCTCGAACTCGACAATTCCCGTCAACTCAGCTAGCGAGAGTTCTTCGCCGCCCGAGTCGGGCAGAAACGAGGTCTTTGTTCGAAGCCCGACAGGGCGGAAGCGCTTGGTCGCCCGAACCGCTTCTTGCACATCTTCTATCGTGCGTATGCTCAAGTCGCAGCTCCGCGCCACCTTCGCATATGCTCAACGCAACCTTTTTGATCTGGGATGATCTTGCACGGGTTGCAAAGTTCGCCAGGGTTGAATATCGCGCGAGCGTCGCGCTGCAAGCCCATGTCGTCGTCGTTGAACATGAGGCGCAGCAACTCCGCCTTCTCAACGCCGATGCCGTGCTCGCCGGACGCGCTCCCTCCCAGCTCGATGCACTTGCGAATCACTTGCTCTCCGGCTGCAACGACCGCATCGACAGTGCCCGGTATGCGATCGTCGAAGTAGAAGATCGGATGCAGGTTGCCGTCTCCGGCGTGGAACATGTTGCCGACGCCTAGCCCGTGCTGGGCTGCAACGTCGTAGATGAACTCAAGCATCTCCGGCAGCTTCGAGCGCGGGATCACACCATCGTGCGTGATGATGGTCGGTGCGAGCCGCCCCATCGCGCCGATCCCCTTCTTTCTCGCCGTCCACAGGCGCTGGCGATCCGCTTCGGTTGCAGCGATCTGCACCTCGATCGCTCCGAACTCCAAGCACAGCTCCCGAACTGCGGATATCTCCTTCGTCGTGACGTCGCTCTCGCCGTCGCACTCGATCAAAAGCAGCGCCTCTGTGTCTTTCGGCACGTCTAGATGAAACGCTGCCTGGACGGCCACCAAGCAGTTCCTATCGATCATCTCTAGCGCGGCCGGAATGATCCCCCGGCTGATGATCGCGGCGACGGACTCCGTGGCCGCACGGACGCTCGGGAACGAGGCGAGCGCCGTCTCGATGCTCGCTGGAACCGGGACCAGCCTCACCCAGGCTTCTGTGACGACTCCCAGCGTCCCCTCTGAGCCCACGACCAGCGCCAGCAAATCGAGTCCCGGCGTGTCTCGGACGCGACTGCCGATGCTGACGACCTCTCCCTCGGCATCCACCAGCGTGACTTCCAGGATGTGCTGAGAGGTCACGCCGTGCTTCAGGGTGTGCGGCCCGCCGGAGTTCTCGGCGATGTTCCCTCCGATCGTGCACACGGTCTGACTCGATGGATCGGGCGCAAAATGCAGCCCGTACTCCGCGACTGCGCGCGAGAGGTGCAAATTGACGGCGCCAGCCTGTGCCTTCAAACATCGATTCTCCACGTCGATCTCCAGAATCTTGTTCATCCGCTTGGTCGAGATGAGAATCCCGCCCATGGCTGGCAGCGCGCCTCCGCTCAAACCTGTTCCTGCACCGCGCGGGGTGTACGGCACACGGTTGGCAGTACACCACTGAACAACTCGCTGGACTTCCTGTGTGTCTACTGGAAGCACAACGCATGCGGGTGGAGACCGGTCGATCGTGTACGCGTCGCAGTCGTACGCACGCTGCACGGCTGAG of Armatimonadota bacterium contains these proteins:
- a CDS encoding uracil-DNA glycosylase — its product is MNLDELRDSASTCTACGLSERRTNVVFGEGNPRAPLVIVGEGPGEEEDKTGRPFVGRAGKMLDKALADNDLSRDDVYICNTLKCRACEWIGDRPRNRPPTPEEVATCRQWLVPQLAAIAPRVILCVGAPSAKNLIRSDFKITRERGKYFECEYARVAIATLHPAYVLRLQSATNDGGYSLIVSDIGRAWACAQKLLETASV
- a CDS encoding FAD-dependent oxidoreductase produces the protein MNVAIIGSGLMGSCAARELAKRGHEVTAFDQFELGHTLGSSHGTSRIVRKAYADRMYTEILLDAYPMWRELEEEAGERLLYEVGLLYFGSETAPEIVDQIEALTDLEVPFELKRGNEAGIALEPDEVGVFTPEAGWVHPPTVLGAARRIASYRGARFVQRKIERLDDLASFDRTVVTAGAWVRRFVDVPVSVRQATFAYVRGVHTGPVFIEARRGQVYGFPSEPGNESIKVGCHDLLREIDPDEPRGGPDDDALEIIRDFCVRRFGMDEPEIVDAQTCLYTRTPDEHFRIGSIDDRTVVASACSGHGFKFGPWIGKLLADMCEGKADVGRWPCFSL
- a CDS encoding HIT domain-containing protein, with the protein product MAERLWAPWRFDYIAQAGKSGASGNIFVDLPAEDSDRENLILFRGRTAFVIMNRFPYTNGHLMVAPYQQTPEIGGLDDEELLEINRLIARCIEWLRTAYEPEGFNVGVNLGAAAGAGIASHLHWHVVPRWSGDTNFMTTVADTRVIPQDLRDSYDLLKKIIEGSE
- a CDS encoding FAD-binding protein gives rise to the protein MAQDERDLVQSMSELLDDERVLAGSAVQRAYDCDAYTIDRSPPACVVLPVDTQEVQRVVQWCTANRVPYTPRGAGTGLSGGALPAMGGILISTKRMNKILEIDVENRCLKAQAGAVNLHLSRAVAEYGLHFAPDPSSQTVCTIGGNIAENSGGPHTLKHGVTSQHILEVTLVDAEGEVVSIGSRVRDTPGLDLLALVVGSEGTLGVVTEAWVRLVPVPASIETALASFPSVRAATESVAAIISRGIIPAALEMIDRNCLVAVQAAFHLDVPKDTEALLLIECDGESDVTTKEISAVRELCLEFGAIEVQIAATEADRQRLWTARKKGIGAMGRLAPTIITHDGVIPRSKLPEMLEFIYDVAAQHGLGVGNMFHAGDGNLHPIFYFDDRIPGTVDAVVAAGEQVIRKCIELGGSASGEHGIGVEKAELLRLMFNDDDMGLQRDARAIFNPGELCNPCKIIPDQKGCVEHMRRWRGAAT
- a CDS encoding 1-acyl-sn-glycerol-3-phosphate acyltransferase, translated to MKVVGLENVPESGGVIFAPNHVSMFDPPIVSCASPRAVMFMAKEELFRPPIFGSLIRSVGAFPVRRGPGDVSAIKLAISKLKQGNVLIMFPEGTRGDGKTLGEIQSGVAMLAKRSGALVVPVGVYGSHKILPKGAKLPRFSRLKVAFGEPIKYTDTATAQTEKENRKLFADELSIRILEQCRIAGLELRTGRQSADRGSPDPGERENGRSPPRQD
- a CDS encoding FAD-binding oxidoreductase, with translation MSIRTIEDVQEAVRATKRFRPVGLRTKTSFLPDSGGEELSLAELTGIVEFEPADQVVVVLAGTPIAELQEALKEHDLCLPLLSPNEFPASVAGFPGTVGGLLAMNLPHGLQAQAGGPREWTLGLQVVRSAGTVAKCGSKVVKSVAGYDVHKLFVGSRGELGVIVSATLRALPIGALPLDSVDLLDDSHEPCYIQRTLRSEFDDAVQTAERIQAIDRASCTIWCDDEPSKTAEGWVIGPRGYRRRTPQPSYMEARAKELFNPDGKFVPGWAE